In a single window of the Mesoplodon densirostris isolate mMesDen1 chromosome 18, mMesDen1 primary haplotype, whole genome shotgun sequence genome:
- the LOC132479254 gene encoding LOW QUALITY PROTEIN: nuclear factor erythroid 2-related factor 2-like (The sequence of the model RefSeq protein was modified relative to this genomic sequence to represent the inferred CDS: substituted 1 base at 1 genomic stop codon): MKTLETRGTKYTSFTQDMDLIDILWRQDIDLGVSREVFDFSQRRKEHELEKQKKLEKERQEQLQKEQEKAFFAQLQLDEETGEFLPVQPAQHIPSETSGPANYSQVAHIPKPDDLYFDDCMQLLTQTFPFVDDNEVSSATFQSLVPDIPSHIDSPVFIAPNQAQSPETAVLQLATADLDDMQQDIEQVXEELLSIPELQCLNIQSDKLAETSMVPSPETKLAEINNYHFYSSIPSLEKEVGNCSPHFLSAFEDSFSSILSTEESSQLTVNSLNSNTTVNTDFGDEFYSAFIAEPSTSNSMPSSATLSQSLSELLNGPIDISDLSLCKAFNQNHPESATAEFNDSDSGISLNTSSSMASPEHSVESTIYGDTLLGFSDSEMEEIDSSPGSVKQMGPKTQPVRPSGDTVQPLSSSRRNSAPLCDAQCENTPKKGVPVSPGHRKTPFTKDKHSSRLEAHLTRDELRAKALHIPFPVEKIINLPVDDFNEMMSKEQFNEAQLALIRDIRRRGKNKVAAQNCRKRKLENIVELEQNLDHLKDEKEKLLKEKGENDKSLHLLKKQLSTLYLEVFSMLRDEDGKPYSPSEYSLQQTRDGNVFLVPKSKKPWASLVLETPEPNYKRETADFKVDCFHPRRRTKTSYFN; this comes from the exons ATGAAAACTCTAGAAACCAGAGGGACCAAGTACACTTCATTTACTCAGGACATGGATTTGATTGACATACTTTGGAGGCAAGATATAGATCTTGGGGTAAGTCGAGAAGTATTTGACTTCAGTCAACGACGGAAGGAGCATGAgctggaaaaacagaaaaaacttgAAAAGGAAAGACAAGAACAACTGCAAAAGGAGCAAGAGAAAGCCTTTTTTGCTCAGTTACAACTAGATGAAGAGACAGGTGAATTCCTCCCGGTTCAGCCAGCACAACACATCCCGTCGGAAACCAGTGGACCTGCCAACTACTCCCAGGTAGCCCACATTCCCAAACCAGATGATTTGTACTTCGATGACTGCATGCAGCTTTTGACACAGACATTCCCATTTGTAGATGACAATGAGGTTTCTTCAGCTACGTTTCAGTCACTTGTTCCTGATATTCCCAGCCACATCGACAGCCCAGTCTTTATTGCTCCTAATCAGGCTCAGTCACCTGAAACTGCTGTCCTTCAGTTAGCCACTGCTGATTTAGACGATATGCAGCAGGATATTGAGCAAGTTTAGGAGGAGCTATTATCCATTCCAGAATTACAGTGTCTTAATATTCAAAGTGACAAACTGGCTGAGACTAGCATGGTTCCAAGTCCAGAAACCAAACTGGCGGAAATTAACAATTATCATTTCTATTCATCAATCCCCTCACTGGAAAAAGAAGTAGGTAACTGCAGTCCACATTTTCTCAGTGCTTTTGAGGATTCCTTCAGCAGCATCCTCTCCACAGAAGAATCCAGCCAGTTGACAGTGAACTCATTAAATTCAAATACCACAGTAAATACAGATTTTGGTGATGAATTTTATTCTGCTTTCATAGCAGAGCCCAGTACCAGCAACAGCATGCCCTCCTCTGCTACTTTAAGCCAGTCACTCTCTGAACTTCTAAACGGGCCCATTGATATCTCTGATCTATCACTTTGTAAAGCCTTCAACCAAAACCACCCTGAAAGTGCAACAGCAGAATTCAATGATTCTGACTCTGGCATATCACTGAACACAAGTTCCAGCATGGCATCACCTGAACACTCAGTGGAATCTACCATCTATGGAGACACACTGCTTGGCTTCAGTGATTCTGAAATGGAAGAGATAGATAGTTCTCCTGGAAGTGTCAAACAGATGGGTCCTAAAACACAGCCAGTAAGGCCTTCTGGGGATACAGTCCAACCCTTGTCATCGTCTCGGAGGAACAGTGCTCCACTGTGTGATGCCCAGTGTGAAAACACACCAAAGAAAGGGGTGCCTGTAAGTCCTGGTCATCGAAAAACCCCATTCACAAAAGACAAACATTCAAGCCGCTTGGAAGCTCATCTCACAAGAGATGAGCTACGGGCAAAAGCTCTCCATATCCCATTCCCTGTAGAAAAAATCATTAACCTCCCAGTTGATGACTTCAATGAAATGATGTCCAAGGAGCAATTCAACGAGGCTCAACTTGCATTAATTAGAGATATACGTAGGAGGGGTAAGAATAAAGTGGCTGCTCAGAattgcagaaaaagaaaactggaaaatatagTGGAACTGGAGCAAAATTTAGatcatttaaaagatgaaaaagaaaaattgctcaaagaaaaaggggaaaatgacaaaagcCTCCATCTACTGAAAAAACAACTCAGCACCTTGTATCTTGAAGTCTTCAGCATGCTACGTGATGAAGATGGAAAGCCTTACTCCCCAAGTGAATACTCCTTGCAGCAAACGAGAGATGGCAATGTATTCCTTGTTCCCAAAAGTAAaaagccatgggcttccctg GTGCTGGAGACCCCTGAACCAAACTATAAGAGAGAAACAGCTGACTTCAAAGTAGACTGTTTCCACCCAAGACGCCGGACCAAGACTTCATACTTTAACtga